Proteins from a genomic interval of Gemmatimonadota bacterium:
- a CDS encoding GMC family oxidoreductase, whose translation MNFNDYDAVIIGTGFGGSACAYVLAAAGMKVLLLERGDWARRDAEDWDPRSVLVEKRYQGPSPLRVRQYEDRDFSDVVENEVVGGMSVFYGGASLRLREEDLVAWPILYGDLAPHYDCVERLLEVHGEVGVDPCEPPRTGDYLYPPIELSRPAQRIWDAGRALGYRPFRMPLAINFSDRARTVCIRCLTCDGFPCQIEAKNDLTMTLLKLAQDAGADILTGVQVARVICKRGRVCAVACVDRRTKKAFEVPASVAVVAAGALQSPAILLRSELHSLPQGDLIGRFLMRHCNAVVAGVFPFRTNPEQVFHKQVCFSDFYGDFRGQDGRAVGVIQDIYTPSPIALKHHAPFGLKNLTAIAAGFLQNLLCVAEDEPQFENRVALADEKDVYGISRAQVIHQYTARDCDRRDYLVEKARGILRASGALFFHTYRIDTFSHGVGSVRMGDDEETSVLDENCQFRGIDNLFVTDGSVFPTSGGVNPSLTIAANALRVGNYIVEAFR comes from the coding sequence ATGAATTTTAACGATTACGACGCCGTTATTATCGGTACGGGATTTGGAGGTAGTGCCTGCGCTTATGTGCTGGCTGCGGCGGGTATGAAGGTTTTGCTGTTGGAACGGGGCGATTGGGCAAGGCGCGATGCTGAGGATTGGGATCCCCGTTCTGTGCTGGTTGAGAAACGCTATCAAGGTCCATCGCCGCTTCGCGTCAGGCAATATGAGGACCGCGATTTTTCAGATGTGGTCGAGAATGAGGTGGTTGGTGGGATGTCCGTGTTTTACGGTGGGGCATCGCTGAGGCTGCGCGAAGAAGATCTGGTCGCGTGGCCGATTTTGTATGGGGATCTGGCTCCGCATTACGATTGTGTCGAGCGCTTGTTGGAAGTGCATGGAGAAGTGGGTGTTGATCCGTGCGAACCGCCGCGGACGGGCGACTATTTGTATCCGCCTATTGAACTGTCCCGTCCTGCACAACGCATTTGGGATGCTGGACGCGCGCTGGGGTATCGGCCTTTTCGCATGCCATTGGCGATCAATTTTTCGGATCGAGCGCGAACCGTGTGTATTCGATGTTTGACCTGCGATGGGTTTCCGTGTCAAATTGAGGCTAAAAATGATCTGACGATGACTTTGCTCAAGTTGGCACAAGATGCAGGGGCTGATATTTTGACGGGCGTGCAGGTTGCGCGTGTTATTTGCAAACGGGGGCGCGTGTGCGCTGTGGCGTGTGTGGATCGGCGTACAAAAAAGGCGTTTGAAGTGCCCGCGTCTGTTGCTGTTGTCGCTGCAGGGGCGCTGCAAAGTCCGGCTATCTTGTTGCGGTCAGAGTTGCATTCGCTTCCGCAGGGCGATTTGATTGGGCGTTTTCTGATGCGGCATTGCAATGCTGTTGTGGCAGGGGTGTTTCCGTTTCGCACGAATCCCGAACAGGTGTTTCACAAGCAGGTGTGTTTTTCTGATTTTTACGGGGATTTTCGAGGGCAGGACGGTCGCGCCGTTGGGGTGATTCAGGATATTTACACGCCGTCGCCTATAGCACTGAAGCACCACGCGCCTTTTGGACTTAAAAATCTGACGGCAATAGCTGCTGGCTTTTTGCAGAATCTGTTGTGTGTTGCAGAGGATGAGCCGCAGTTTGAGAATCGCGTTGCGCTGGCAGATGAGAAGGATGTTTATGGAATTAGCCGCGCACAGGTCATACATCAGTACACAGCGCGTGATTGCGACCGCCGCGATTATCTGGTGGAGAAGGCCAGGGGGATTTTGCGTGCGTCAGGCGCGCTTTTTTTTCATACGTATCGCATCGACACTTTTTCCCACGGCGTGGGGTCGGTGCGTATGGGCGATGATGAAGAGACGAGTGTATTGGATGAGAACTGCCAGTTCAGAGGGATTGACAATTTGTTTGTGACGGATGGGAGCGTGTTTCCCACATCTGGCGGCGTCAATCCGAGTTTGACGATTGCGGCAAATGCCCTGCGGGTGGGGAATTATATTGTGGAGGCGTTCAGATGA
- a CDS encoding glutamine synthetase, giving the protein MTTDQIKTRLESDKIQKIKLAGFDIDGVMRGKYISLDKFFSAMEKGLGFCDVTFGWDMIDQLYEHPTVTGWHTGYPDLLAKIDLSTYRVIPWEQNTALFLLDFYENKNQPLAVSPRQLLQTIVRKANDMGFQPYMSAEYEYFIFRETPQSLEDKGFENMIPLSPGWFGYSILRASAASEFVHAIIDGMGAYGVELEGIHTETGPGVYETAIRYDTACNAADKAALFKTGVKEILSRHGLVATFMARWSPDYPGCSGHLHQSLWNLEGDTNLFADESDPSGMSQIMKHYIAGQIATMPQMMALICPTINAYKRTVPGAWAPTNTSWGIENRTTSLRAIPGTSPESTRTEYRLAGADANPHISMAASLAAGLYGIEHQLDPDEPFNGNAYEAPEGRFAPLPKSLEEATDRLKNSEITRACLGDAFVDHFAITREHEIAEYRRAITDWELKRYFEII; this is encoded by the coding sequence ATGACAACAGATCAAATCAAAACGCGTCTTGAAAGCGACAAAATACAAAAAATTAAACTCGCTGGCTTCGACATCGACGGCGTTATGCGCGGCAAATACATATCGCTCGACAAATTTTTTTCTGCCATGGAAAAGGGCCTGGGCTTCTGCGATGTGACATTCGGCTGGGATATGATCGATCAACTCTACGAACACCCCACCGTCACGGGCTGGCATACCGGATATCCGGACCTCCTCGCCAAAATTGACCTGAGCACCTATCGCGTGATACCCTGGGAGCAGAATACCGCGTTGTTCTTACTCGACTTTTACGAAAACAAAAATCAGCCACTTGCGGTCTCCCCGCGCCAACTGCTCCAAACAATCGTACGCAAAGCGAATGACATGGGATTCCAGCCATACATGTCCGCAGAATACGAATACTTCATCTTCCGAGAAACACCCCAATCCCTGGAAGACAAAGGGTTTGAGAACATGATCCCACTCTCGCCCGGCTGGTTTGGCTACAGTATATTGCGAGCATCTGCGGCTTCAGAATTTGTCCACGCAATAATCGATGGAATGGGAGCGTATGGCGTTGAACTGGAAGGGATACACACCGAAACCGGACCCGGCGTATATGAAACCGCGATTCGTTACGACACGGCCTGCAATGCCGCAGACAAAGCCGCCCTATTCAAAACAGGCGTAAAAGAAATTCTATCCAGACACGGCCTCGTCGCAACCTTTATGGCGAGATGGAGTCCAGACTACCCCGGTTGCAGCGGGCACCTGCACCAGAGCTTGTGGAATTTAGAGGGAGACACAAATCTATTTGCCGATGAATCAGATCCATCGGGTATGTCTCAAATAATGAAACACTATATCGCGGGACAAATCGCTACAATGCCCCAAATGATGGCATTGATATGCCCGACCATAAACGCCTACAAGCGGACAGTCCCCGGAGCCTGGGCGCCGACCAACACCTCCTGGGGAATAGAAAATCGAACCACATCTCTCCGCGCGATTCCGGGTACATCCCCTGAATCCACTCGCACCGAATATCGACTGGCAGGCGCTGACGCCAATCCCCATATCTCGATGGCGGCCAGCCTTGCCGCCGGGCTATACGGCATAGAACATCAACTCGACCCCGACGAGCCATTCAACGGCAATGCCTACGAAGCTCCCGAAGGGCGATTTGCACCATTGCCAAAATCACTTGAAGAAGCAACAGACCGGTTAAAAAATAGCGAAATTACCCGCGCTTGCCTCGGCGACGCATTTGTGGATCACTTCGCAATCACACGCGAACACGAAATTGCGGAATATCGCCGCGCCATAACGGATTGGGAACTCAAGCGATACTTTGAGATCATCTGA
- a CDS encoding class I SAM-dependent methyltransferase, which translates to MKFTNSLIASYERHALEREHSSTDAFKARERSEFLQRLRDEQRCSILEVGCGPGHDAKFFQEQGFEVVAVDNVPAMVKLTREKGVSARVLDCYNLGQLSETFDAVYSMNCLLHIPQADIDEVFDLIAARLVEDGLMYVGVWGGDDFEGILERDSYEPKRFFSLRRTETLLKVLQKSFRLEYYRRLEPRDGICFHSVIARRF; encoded by the coding sequence ATGAAGTTCACCAACAGCTTGATTGCCTCGTATGAAAGACATGCGCTGGAGAGGGAGCATAGCTCTACCGATGCGTTTAAGGCGAGAGAGAGAAGTGAGTTTTTGCAGCGCCTGAGAGATGAACAACGATGTTCTATTCTCGAGGTGGGATGTGGTCCCGGTCACGATGCGAAATTTTTTCAGGAGCAAGGGTTCGAGGTTGTTGCGGTTGACAATGTACCTGCGATGGTGAAGCTGACGAGAGAAAAGGGCGTTTCCGCTCGCGTTTTGGATTGCTATAATCTCGGTCAGTTGAGCGAGACTTTTGATGCGGTGTATTCTATGAATTGTCTGCTGCATATTCCGCAGGCAGATATAGATGAGGTTTTCGATTTGATTGCGGCTCGGCTTGTGGAGGACGGGTTGATGTATGTTGGCGTGTGGGGAGGCGATGATTTTGAGGGTATTTTGGAGCGAGATTCTTACGAACCAAAGCGGTTTTTTTCTTTGAGAAGGACAGAGACGCTGCTCAAAGTTCTGCAGAAGTCATTCAGGTTAGAATACTATCGCAGATTGGAACCCCGAGACGGTATTTGTTTTCATTCTGTTATTGCACGTCGCTTTTAA
- a CDS encoding ankyrin repeat domain-containing protein, with the protein MMSDTSTIHDACRRGDIDAVREMIAADPAVVDADDEYEWRPIFHAGLWRHEDIVRLLIEAGADLSAHDGYVLHYAGEVPNNKNIVSLLIQYGALDPHVRPADDLSRQFLGAVFLADIARVQALLNRHPHLATAVDGRGDQPVHHAARNGDTEVVRLLIAHGADVNVTNDRGHTVLYCAGGHGHLDTVTLLLENGADPDAEFTEDNKTLMEWLAQFPEDTRFTRIAEVLRQHAAAS; encoded by the coding sequence ATGATGAGTGATACATCGACAATTCACGATGCATGCAGACGTGGAGATATTGACGCTGTGCGCGAAATGATCGCAGCCGATCCCGCTGTTGTTGACGCGGATGATGAATACGAATGGCGGCCAATTTTTCATGCGGGATTGTGGCGACACGAGGATATTGTGCGGCTGCTTATTGAGGCGGGTGCCGATCTGTCCGCTCATGATGGCTATGTGTTGCACTACGCTGGTGAGGTTCCGAATAATAAAAATATTGTTTCGCTGCTTATTCAATACGGCGCTCTGGATCCCCATGTCCGTCCGGCTGATGATTTGTCGCGGCAGTTCCTGGGGGCCGTCTTTCTCGCGGATATAGCGCGGGTGCAGGCATTGCTCAACAGGCATCCCCATCTGGCGACAGCAGTAGATGGTCGCGGCGATCAGCCTGTTCATCACGCGGCGCGCAATGGCGATACGGAAGTCGTGCGTCTGTTGATCGCGCATGGCGCAGATGTCAATGTCACAAATGATCGCGGACATACGGTGTTGTACTGTGCTGGCGGGCACGGGCATCTCGATACGGTTACTTTGCTTTTGGAAAATGGTGCCGATCCCGATGCCGAGTTTACAGAGGATAATAAGACGTTGATGGAATGGCTTGCACAGTTTCCTGAGGATACGCGCTTCACGCGTATTGCCGAAGTGTTGCGGCAACATGCGGCGGCGTCATAA